From Actinomyces sp. oral taxon 171 str. F0337, one genomic window encodes:
- a CDS encoding FHA domain-containing protein, protein MVRVLVDAGLIVALCVVSERCCGILFAVGAVVLLIAVMTAMMAMTGATPGGLVTGVRLRKVMDTNSPPGRSAVIYLAFLGLSLAATAGLAPLVLWILSLWRAEQRTWFDRLAGTVLLSARPTSVATCSLVVEGSVIPVLGPIVLGRRPAPIESHPDAQLVAVLRSEDSVSKTHALFVPASDGVLITDLGSTNGTHVEDEEGVHRLSPGRPEYVHRGRQAYLGDGVCIVR, encoded by the coding sequence GTGGTCCGCGTGCTGGTGGATGCGGGGCTCATCGTCGCACTCTGTGTCGTCTCGGAGCGTTGCTGTGGAATCTTATTCGCTGTCGGGGCGGTTGTGCTGCTTATTGCTGTGATGACCGCCATGATGGCGATGACAGGCGCCACACCCGGCGGGCTGGTGACCGGGGTCCGTCTCCGGAAGGTGATGGACACGAACAGCCCCCCTGGACGCTCTGCGGTGATTTACCTCGCATTTCTGGGTCTCTCTTTGGCGGCAACCGCAGGACTGGCACCCCTGGTGTTGTGGATCCTCTCACTATGGCGTGCCGAACAGCGCACCTGGTTCGATCGGTTGGCCGGGACGGTTCTCCTCAGCGCCAGACCGACCTCTGTGGCGACCTGCTCCCTGGTGGTTGAGGGGTCAGTAATCCCAGTTCTGGGGCCGATTGTTCTCGGGCGTCGGCCGGCCCCCATCGAGTCCCACCCGGATGCGCAGCTCGTCGCGGTGCTCCGTTCGGAGGACTCCGTGTCCAAGACGCACGCCCTATTCGTGCCCGCTTCGGATGGGGTGCTTATCACAGATCTGGGTTCAACGAACGGCACCCACGTCGAGGATGAGGAGGGCGTCCATCGACTCTCGCCCGGCCGACCGGAGTACGTGCACCGGGGACGGCAGGCATACTTGGGTGACGGTGTCTGTATCGTCCGTTGA